One Notolabrus celidotus isolate fNotCel1 chromosome 16, fNotCel1.pri, whole genome shotgun sequence DNA window includes the following coding sequences:
- the LOC117827907 gene encoding dynein regulatory complex protein 1-like: MEKVEKDPGEARGPEHQEDKNGSSSQAAEAGVEVHQEIQEEQLRKQSQGEEIEESEEMVLPQRILNLQRELPVWVTNIQAAADAQGSLRRTNRDKENRLRLELVESFKKSTKDEFEELSRKWATDDPELQEALNKQQELCLTILEDKKTLINELQQELKLKDDQFARDLKKNAGELGLMMERMEDVIKILTQAYKEELASFERIYQQESDVLLTTDKTEREHRLNELLDKELARLTLRQRKVEDTEEKVRDLLFKTFNLLKNNGLENEKSLVQKRVSQSLQARHRLTKLKEEQVKKKTETVYLAPMKNRLLSLKRELTHLKVQCRSNVKHFTERSRQLSDRHKRNIKASEHTQKKIGHFAVADRKQFEEMWLMLEDEVKQLVEKTLLLDSVICKQHLGLAWERPHMAFMEQTGPIQPQKQAQSPAQRAVSTSFHTMQASQGRQRMMDASVGPTLETYTDTGVHKEDAAGQIEGGVAVEEGEPSNEAVKKAMELLCDEAGFPLEEKPLSLLAPLEEEEQTVVKLGPLLKQHVSSRETSAHHLSQEAYWESMGNIISEDKVKVWEAAENKLKQYHAKLTEVSELVTETQGLEQQNAELRRLLQQQHL; encoded by the exons ATGGAAAAGGTCGAGAAGGATCCAGGGGAGGCGAGAGGACCTGAACATCAAGAGGACAAGAACGG GTCCTCCTCACAGGCGGCTGAGGCAGGTGTGGAGGTCCATCAGGAGATACAGGAGGAGCAGCTTAGGAAGCAGTCCCAAGGGGAGGAGATCGAGGAAAGTGAAGag ATGGTTCTTCCTCAGAGGATACTcaacctgcagagagagttaCCGGTGTGGGTGACAAACATCCAAGCTGCAGCTGATGCCCAAGGGTCATTACGAAGGACCAATCGGGACAAGGAAAACAGACTCAG attggagctggtggagagttttaaaaaatccacCAAGGATGAATTTGAGGAGCTCTCCAGAAAGTGGGCGACAGACGATCCGGAGCTGCAGGAGGCACTGAACAAGCAGCAGGAGCTATGTTTAACTATCTTAGAGGACAAAAAGACACTCATAAATGAGCTGCAAcag GAGCTGAAGCTTAAAGATGATCAATTTGCTAGAGACCTGAAGAAGAATGCAGGCGAGCTGGGCCTGAtgatggagaggatggaggacgTGATCAAAATCCTGACACAGGCTTACAAGGAGGAGCTAGCCAGCTTTGAG AGAATTTACCAGCAGGAGAGTGACGTCTTACTCACAACAGACAAGACTGAACGGGAACATCGCTTGAATGAACTCTTGGACAAAGAG CTGGCGAGGCTCACGCTGAGGCAGAGAAAAGTGGAGGACACTGAAGAGAAAGTTCGAGATCTCTTGTTTAAGACTTTTAACCTCTTGAAAAACAACGGTTTAGAAAATGAAAAGTCTCTG GTTCAGAAAAGAGTAAGTCAATCCTTGCAAGCCAGGCACAGGTTAACAAaactgaaggaggagcaggtgaaaaagaaaacagaaaccgTCTACCTGGCACCGATGAAGAATCGGCTTCTGAG tctgaaAAGAGAGCTCACACACCTCAAGGTTCAGTGTCGCAGCAATGTGAAACATTTCACAGAGAGGAGCCGTCAACTGTCTGATCGCCACAAACGCAACATCAAGgcgtctgaacacacacagaagaagatagG GCATTTTGCAGTGGCTGATAGGAAACAGTTTGAGGAGATGTGGCTGATGCTTGAAGACGAGGTTAAGCAGTTAGTGGAGAAGACTTTGCTTTTAGACTCTGTGATCTGCAAACAGCACCTTGGTTTAGCTTGGGAGCGACCTCATATGGCGTTCATGGAGCAGACTGGTCCCATCCAGCCTCAAAAACAGGCCCAGAGTCCTGCTCAGCGGGCCGTCTCCACGTCTTTTCACACCATGCAGGCTTCACAGGGGCGTCAGAGGATGATGGATGCCTCAGTCGGGCCAACCCTGGAGACTTACACCGACACAGGAGTGCACAAGGAAGACGCAGCAGGGCAGATTGAGGGTGGGGTAGcagtggaggagggggagccGTCCAATGAAGCAGTGAAGAAAGCGATGGAGCTGCTGTGTGATGAGGCG GGCTTCCCGTTGGAGGAAAAACCCCTGAGTCTGCTGGCTcctctggaggaagaggaacaaACAGTAGTGAAGCTGGGCCCCCTCCTAAAGCAGCATGTGAGCTCCAG GGAGACCTCAGCGCATCATCTCAGTCAAGAAGCCTACTGGGAGAGCATGGGCAACATCATCTCAGAGGATAAAGTGAAGGTGTGGGAAGCTGCAGAGAACAAATTGAAGCAGTACCA TGCAAAGCTGACAGAGGTCTCAGAGCTTGTCACAGAGACTCAGGGTCTGGAGCAGCAGAATGCAGAGCTGAGgaggctgctgcagcagcagcatctatAG